The Solanum lycopersicum chromosome 8, SLM_r2.1 DNA segment GTCTTTGCAAGCACGAATAGAAAACCACAAAAAGTATTTCGCATAttaataattatcaaataaaaattcagCAAGCTAACAATTTCAGCACAACAGTTTCATCCAATTTTTCAGTTCTAGTAAATtcaaaaaagcaaaagaaattggTGATCCATCCCTTGAAAGGGAAAAGGTCTAAGAAAACCAGAAaccttttaaattttagttagcTCTTCGGAAGATTAGAACAGAAGACTCAACTTATACCTCCTACAACAATCATAATCTACTTTAAAAGTATAATTCTAGAAGAAGAATCATCTTACAAAGGCTTAAAAGTCAGTCTTGACTCCTTGTGGCGCAGCAGATCAAAGAAAATTACCATCACACCAGACAACTCAGATAGCAGATGCATTCTCTTAAGCTTTCCGAGAATAAAATCAGTAAGCAATCTCTTTGTTACCTAGAGTATATAGGCTGCTCATAGAAACAAGTATTACATGTATCAGATTTTGTTACTAACAAATTTACTTAGAGAAAAAGGATAGGAATTGTGATACTACCAGTGTTCATAATAGATAATCTGAATATATTTCGTTACAGTTCCTAGTGGATATGCTTGAATGTGATAACAGAAGCAGTTATGCAGAAGAGGTTTCTAAGCACAATGAACAACTCAAAATacatgtttgtgtgtgtgtgtgcatatgTACACGCCATTAGGCACACAATCACAACAATTGACTTCTCTAAATTATACagtaactttttttaaatcaaaagtcCCCAGAAACTGAATTCTTTACTTCCTTTTTTGACAAACCTGAAGCTGAAATTATTAGACTAGCAGAAAACAAAATTTCCCAAATTTTACAGATCATATTTTCCCGAGTTCTACCTGTGGAAGCAATCAAAATTTAACTCTGATCAAGTAACAAGAAAGGATAAACTCAACTAAAACCTTAACCACCAACTAACTGCAAGTAATATACAAAACATGCAACTTATACCTAAAACTGAGCTGACTTACCAACAGCAGAAACGCTAATTTACTTAACGGGTTAGCAGGAAAGTGATCGAGCAGCACACCACAACGAAAGAGGAAACAAAAGAGTCAAAAGCCCTAACTTTAAGACCTGTGAAAACCAAACTTGACTGAATTTCACCAGTGGAagcaatcaaaataaattattgatcaacaaagaagaaaataaaatagctGAAATGAAACCTTCACATCCACTCCTTCCCTAATATAACTCAAATCATTTGAATACATTACTGTAATTGGTACATTAACAATGAAATATGTCAAACCCCTAGTTTAAAATACTTGCAAAGCTCAAAAATTCATTGTTGATCCATAaacaattgattttaaaaaaaaaaagctcaaaAATGAAATCTTAAATACCCactaatatcaaatcaaaacGCAATTACGTGATCTAAATCACTTTAATTAGTACGTTACAGTAAAGTAAACTAAAATCTGAGCTAATTTACGTAATAAATCAAAACCCTAAATTcttaaacttcaaaattttcccaaattcAAACAGGGAAACAATCAAAATCTGTTCTTCATCCATAAATACTAAATTAAAGCTCAAATAGAACCTTAGACATCCCATAACGCCAAACAAAAAACAGAATTATACTCATAAATCACTATAATCAGTACGTTACAGAGAAAAACACATAATCTAAGTTGACTTTTGCAAAATGTCAAAGCTCCAGTAATTTACGGGTCAGGAAGAAAGTACCTCGACTGCCATACCGGAAGACCCGACCCGAAAAAAATATGGACCTTACGGTGGCGCCGGTTGCcggagaaaatgaaaagattgaAGTGAGAGAAGAAGAGAGTGTGCATGGAGAGAAAAAGACTATACGTGTTGAGTAGTAAATGACATATATACCCTTGATGTCAGATTTATAAAGTCAACTGTattgactttattttttttccattctaaaatgtctttttgacttttcttaataagaaaataattaaaaacttacCATATATATTCAAACTTATTTATCAGTATAATcggaatatattaaaatttatatagtaAGTGATTACATAAGTTTTATCTATAATTTACGTAagcaaaaaaatttacttttgtttttcgtgaaattaaaattattttaaccgtctatgatttttataatttgtattaatatttttcgCTAGTTATAAGTTATTTCTTACTATTATTTTTCGGAACTTTAGATGGttgttgaaaataaataaataaacagtgAGAAAGTCTTTGTTGCATTTAAAGCCGTAAATGTTGTTGTGAATATGAAAGCTACATTTACTAAAGAAATGTAGGGTATATTATGTCCTGTGGACAtgaattattatgaaataaattgattttttaaaataaaatctaccacaataaaaaaaaagcatttATTTTCCAAATTAAATTGTAAGAAAAATCGTAATCGCTATTCTTTTGAGTGCATACGAAataaatttactattatataatCGCTCAcaaatcacataaaaatatattcgttatttaataaaaatagatgcGATCGCCTTAATTGAGAAAAGATTGACACAATcgatttctaattttttatagtATACCACCTGTCGTATCGATTCTTCCACTCTTACTAGTTAAAAAGAAAGATTTCAAATCCACAAAAATGTTTTCTTAGTGGCAAATTATTGATTTACTAAAACAATTATCAATATTGgcaaaaaattatctcttattATAAACCTTCCATTTAAACTTTTCGAATAGTTATACCAAGatggtatatatattaatactgATTCtccattttataatataaataacatatattgtTTAAAGTATTAATAGCTGATTTCACGATTCATATTTCTGATTGATCAAACTATGAACGGACACTTCAATTTGTACTACAAGACATTATTGCAAATCTTTCACTAGCCCTCATAACGTACTACTATAGGTATAATTAACAAATAGCCACttctaaattttcatttttgaaatttaaaactcCGTAATAGTGGCTATATTATAAAGACAAGATCAAAAAGTGGATAgggaatgtttttttttccatattattaattattgtacagaatcataaaatcacaagtactatattttatttcacaaaattgaagtacattatatctatatataataataataatgtattgaCATAGGCAAATGAAAGGGTGatgaaggaaaacaaaaaaaggttaaaaatgtaatctaattttggGAAAAAAGAAGTTATATATCAGGTCTACTGTGTAAATAAAAGTCTGGTAGACATTATTTGTCTTATAGCCACATTTCATATGATCTAGTAGTTATGAAAATAAccttttttactatatatatatatagttattttttactatatgattTTCACTTGCAAGATTTATAAATCTTCAAGCTGCAATTCCATTTACTGCAGTGGCTCCTGGTTGATTAATACCATTATTAATCATATGTTCTCCACCACAAGAATGGTCAATTTTGCAAAAATTCTCAATTTTGGCCAAAATTGGAGTCAAGTCTCTAGGGTTAACATTCATAACTAGACCATATTTCATGAACAATGTCAATGACATTTTTTGCTCCACCTTGTGGCCCGGCGCCACCGCGAGGCGGTGGCGGAGCAACACTGCTGCTGCTATTGATTTCATTTGCAAATATGCCAAGTCTTTGCCTAGACAAATTCTTGGTCCAGCATTGAATGCCACGAATCTGAATGCATCTTGAACTTGGTACTTGTTACCGTCTTTTGACATCCAGCGTTCTGGCTTGAATTCTAAGCAATCTTCACCCCAGATGAATTTCATTCGACCGGTTGAGTATATGGAATATGTGATATTTGAACCTGATGGCACGAATGTGCCATCAGGTAAATAGTCATcagaaatgacatgttttgaGTCCTCTGGCACTGATGGGTAAAGTCTTAGGGTTTCAGATAATGCTGCCTTGAGGTATGTCAATTGGTCAACTTCTTCAAACACTAGGGGCTCTTCCAACCACTTTGATGTGTCGTTGCCACGTGTCTCCACTAGGACCGTGCAGAGCTCGATGAGTATTTTCTCCTCCACTCTCGGGTTCAAGCTGACAAGCCAAAAGAACCAGCTCAACGCGACAGATGATGTGTCACGTCCAGCTAGGATGAAATTAAGTGCCACGTGTTGGAGGAATTTGTCGGAATAtgattcttttttcttcatGAACCTAGAGAGCAAGTCGTCATGTTGGGGCCCACCGTTGTGATGATTCATCAGCTCGAGCTTACGTGTATTGATGATGTCGGTCATGTAATTGTCCAATTGTTTCAAGCTACGGCTCAAGCTCACCTCAACTCCAAGTCCAAGCATTTTCTTCAACTTCCAAACGAACTCAGGTATAATGAACCGATGCAACGTGGCTTCAGTGGCTCGATCAAATGACGTGGCAAAAATATTCTCAGGTAACCCCGGAGAGAGCGTCTCAGGATCTTTACCAAAAGTCAAACCACAAATGTTATCAAATGTGAGCCTCAGGAGAAGATCCTGAAGTTCAACCGGCTTGCCCTGAACCTGAGCCATTTCAAGAATCGGGCAAAACCTATTCTTAATAGCTCGGTTCACCCACCGACCCATAGCTTGCCTCAAGGTCCGCGTGGTGAATTCTAGCGCAGCAGTCTTGCGCTGGAATAGCCACGTGTCACCATCTGAATTAAAGATACCCTCACCTAACAAATCATGGAACACAGCTTGCCAAGTAGGACCCTTAGGGTAATTGTCAAATCTAACCTTCAAAATATGTTCTAAATTTTTTGGATCGCACGTGACCGTCACGAGACCTTGTTTCCGGGCTAAAAAGGGAATTGCACATATGCATGTTTGGTATGTACCCGTGCAGACCCGAAGATTTTCGGCGATCCATTCATGCATCCGGTTACCATTTTCTAGCAGGCCGGGTAAACTTCCAACAATGGGCCAAATTTTTGGGCCTTTGGGCCCTTTCATGGATTTTGTGATGGACTTGAACCAAAGTAAATAGGCCACTACAATTGCTACAATCATCATACCCGTTGATATATCCATTTTGCcctacaaaattaattaattaactattaaaaaaaaatagctttAGATGCAAATTTTGTGGAAAAAAtggttcttttttaaaaaatttatagttaAAATAAAGTAGTTTTTCTCCAAATAAATTTAGCCCGCAGAATTAACAAAagacataatttaattaataaccTCAAAAAAGACCATTTTTTCACAAATGATATTAGACGATGTAActaattaagtaaatatatattatctcaacagtatttatatttattctaaCGAAATACTATGGGATGGAATGGGGTAAGGAAGTAGAGGTTTGGCCGTTCGGGGTTAGGGACATTTTTCGTTAAGACAATCAATTTCGAATGTCacttatatataaaacatattttcCTTACTCCTGtcagaaaataatatttgaacgaaccaaacatgaaaaatctAAAAAGTCATACCACACACACCATCgatgtttaatttaatttcaagaacatttcaaaactaaaataaagtaaaatatcatataacAAGAAATCTCATACCTTAAAAGAATGGTTGTGTTAATACTTGGAgatttaacaaaatcaataataagataactattttttcaaaaggaaaaaatatgtgAAGTGAGAGAAAAGAGAGGAGTTGTATGTGacagagaagaaaataaaataaagtgattTATAGAAGTTAAAGTGGAAGAGGATATAATAAATGTAGGGGCCTCATTCTTGttgggaaaaaaaaaaaactcaaacaatACATACAGTATAAACATATCACagtatatatatgcatgatacATATAAAACTAAGGATTACGATAGAGTGATAAACAGAGTTGAAcgtaaaacttttaaaaaatgag contains these protein-coding regions:
- the LOC101254719 gene encoding cytochrome P450 86A22; the encoded protein is MDISTGMMIVAIVVAYLLWFKSITKSMKGPKGPKIWPIVGSLPGLLENGNRMHEWIAENLRVCTGTYQTCICAIPFLARKQGLVTVTCDPKNLEHILKVRFDNYPKGPTWQAVFHDLLGEGIFNSDGDTWLFQRKTAALEFTTRTLRQAMGRWVNRAIKNRFCPILEMAQVQGKPVELQDLLLRLTFDNICGLTFGKDPETLSPGLPENIFATSFDRATEATLHRFIIPEFVWKLKKMLGLGVEVSLSRSLKQLDNYMTDIINTRKLELMNHHNGGPQHDDLLSRFMKKKESYSDKFLQHVALNFILAGRDTSSVALSWFFWLVSLNPRVEEKILIELCTVLVETRGNDTSKWLEEPLVFEEVDQLTYLKAALSETLRLYPSVPEDSKHVISDDYLPDGTFVPSGSNITYSIYSTGRMKFIWGEDCLEFKPERWMSKDGNKYQVQDAFRFVAFNAGPRICLGKDLAYLQMKSIAAAVLLRHRLAVAPGHKVEQKMSLTLFMKYGLVMNVNPRDLTPILAKIENFCKIDHSCGGEHMINNGINQPGATAVNGIAA